DNA sequence from the Acipenser ruthenus chromosome 20, fAciRut3.2 maternal haplotype, whole genome shotgun sequence genome:
ctGAGAGGTGTAAGCTGAGATGAAGCAACTAATTTACAAACACTGCTGTAACGCACGCCAGCATTAAcataacaaaacaacataacaacaccaccatgaaataggtcagataaaattttttttaaaaacttaaaaaaaagtctttatgttgttttaaaaagctTGCATACAAGAAGAATTTCCCCTGTTTTGCTTGAACGATGAGCTGCAGTTTTAGCACACTGCATTTGAATCGCCACAGCCTGGCTAAGTGTTTCAGTATCTGGGTGTCTGCTTTCCAGTTGCCTGTGAAAAGCAACGCAGGAGGTCAACTGAAACAATCCCTCCTCCCTGTTGCATTTCTGAATCTTTGTTAGGATTCAAATCACCATTTACACAGACGTGTTTTGATGAAGCAATACTATCCTTAATATAATAATAGCAATATCCTGAACTCTCTGTATTGCATCGTGCATAAATGACATCTTTTTCTAAcctcaaattaataaatctgtGTTGCATGGAGTGTATGGTATTCATGTCTTTGAAGTTGATGCTGGTCATAGTTTATGCTCCAGTTTACCAATGTGCGATTATGAATGCACATTGATTTTTGATATTTTCATTTTGTACTCAGAGTGCTTGTAGCTTGGCGTGAAGTGACCAGGGCTGCGCTGTTACACAGAGACAAGGTGGTCTTGtttcagacacacacagaacgAAGGCTTCTCGCCTCGTGCTTTACTCAGTGGATCACAAACCTCCAGATTGCACAGCAAAGGCAAATTGCTCTGGAGCGTAGTCTAATCAAGCAGCAGAACGTTCAGAGAGCAACTGTGATGCAGAGGTGGAAACTGGCCACAAGGGGGAGCCAAGCGCACAGAATACACAACACGGCTTTGCTGAAACAGGTAAACCAATATTTAATTTGTGATTCCTAAAATAGGTTTCTTATCagggtacagtatttattaaaacaacactAATCTAACAGTGTGTTTTTTAGGTGAAAGTTAAATTACACAACTGTGGATTTTTTGTAACAAGAAAGTACAAGAATATATGCCAGATTGTAGCGACATAACGCAGCTTTATCtagaggtctttttttttttttcttatcataaATACACAAGCAGTCATATTGGATCCTGTTTTATACATGTGTTCTATCTCTGATAACTTTCAAATCTGTTTTCCAAAAACTCCAGCCAGTCCTTAGTATTAGTCCTGTAAGCAATGGTAGATCACAAATGCATTTCAAACTATtgattctgttattattattattattattattattattattatttatttcttagcagacgcccttatccagggtgacttacaattgttacaagatatcacattatttttacatacaattacattgttttttacacattatttttttacatacaattcaccatttatacagttgggtttttctggagcaatctaggtaaagtaccctgctcaagggtactgcagtagtgtcccccacctgggattgaacccacaaccctccagtcaagagtccagagctctaaccactactccacactgctgcccgtaccctgttaacaggtaattatgtatgttttgtatttacaGGCGTTTGATCAGTGGAAGGAAGCGGCAGAGGCTGCCAGGATTGCTGAACAGCGTTCAAGGGAAAAGGAGAAGAGAAGATTGAAGCTGTTTTATAGTTCCTGGTCAATCTGGGTTAAAGGTATTAGCTGATACGTGGATTCAAGTTCAGAGTGTCTTTTTCATCTGCTCTAGTTAATGTGGTTACATGCGCACTATAATCCAATTGACTCCTGCTAACCAGAAAACAACCCTTATTGGTAATTGCTTTGGAaacatatattttacatacatagaTGTAGCTAACAAATCACTGCGTATTCATCGTAATTCACACATTGCTGTTTTTATCGTGACAGcatgttttaaaagtgtgaccGGTATATTCGATGAATATTAATGCACCCCTGTATTCCacagaaaataaagaacaaaGATTGAAGAGTGAAGTCTGGAGATTTCACTGGCAGAAGAGGAGGATGCACCATGCCTTCCATCAGTGGATTACAGCACACAACAACCAAGCAGAAGCAGACACACTCTACCAAACACACCTCTTGCAGAGGTAAGGATCTCCCAATGTAGTTACAGTAAAGCACTTTCCATTTCTTCCCTGATCGGAGGATGCAATGCATGTAATTACCTCTGAGAAGCCTATTCAAAGATCTGTTTTGTTCCATACTGTGCCAGGTCCAGTCGAGTGTACCTATATCCGATATGGGTAACATATTTAAAGCTCAATCatgtgtctttctgtgtgtgtgtgtgtgtgtgtgtgtgagtgtgttttacAGAATGTCATCATTTTACACAAGTGTTGAGAGTTCTAGCATTAAAATATCTTTTTTTCGATTCAACACACTACACTGCAGAGTGAATATCTGGCCAGAAAATGAGTCTTTTTGTTTACAAGGCCCTTTCTCAAATGGATGACTGTGGTTCAGGAGCAAAAGCAGTTTTCCATTGTGGCGGTCCGTAGAATCGGCACCTTGCAAGTGAAGGCAGCGTTTAATACCTGGAGATCACGTCTGGAGATGCATCAGGCCCTGGACTCCCACCTTCAGAAAGCAAGACAGAGGACTCTGAGGACTGCAGTGAGATCCTGGCATCATCAGGTGATGGCTTGATGTAAAGTGACAAGCGCAGAGATGTGCTGAATTATTGCTACATACCCATGTGTTTTGAGTGTTGTTTTATGTCTCGtccaaacagtttcttcttaaaatacatttgagagcgacacaagtttggatgaccagatccaagcTGTCAGTTTTTATATTGTATACCAAATGTCTGATGCATTCttcttttgatttaaaatgttatacGCACGTTTAATATGATTTGGATTTCTCTATCTTTTTTAATGTTGAAAGGTTTTGATAGTCATTTAATTCTTTCCTCCAAAGCAGCAGACATACGTGTCCTGGTGCTGACGACATCATGTCATCATATTGGCTACAGAAGGTGAAAATGTCTTTCAAAGTCTGACAAAGAGCAGAATGCTCCCCACAGTTCAAAGCTGTGTTTACTGTTTCACACGGTTGTTTCTGTGCCTATCTCACACTAATAGAGGTTTTAGTAACTTGTTTTCCAAACAGTGTTCTGCCACACATGCATTTTATCCAGCATGTTTTGTCTTGCATCTAAAAGTAGGTCAGAGAACAATGACTTGAACATCTGACTAATCCTTATTCTGTTTTAACGTGTATCCTCATGGATTATTCTTAACCAGGTTCTGTCAAGTCAATGTCGCGCCAGGTACCTTTGCAAGAAGTATTACTGTCGCTGGACTCGGGTAGTCTCCCTAGGCACGCAAAGGGATTCTGAGGGTGTACTGCACACTCGAACCGAGGAGAAATGCAGGCGTGAACTGGGGTAAGGATGAATGATGCATATAGGGGAGATTCTTATTAGGTTGTTTAAACTTTTCTATACTGTTCATAAGTTTCTCCttatttaaccctgtaatgcttATTTCTGTTTCACATTTGATATTgtgatacaatgcttagccacccctctgTGTTATAAGCCATAATGTTTCATCGGCCGTACATGATGTGCTGCcagaatctagttacataaataaagtagcttttctcatataaaaaatgtgtaaacagtaaacagacaaagcTATATGGAACATGATTGTTGGGGATGCCTGCTTTATCCTGCACAGTGATACTGTGACGCGATACCAGTATGGGTTTTGACAATACTGAACTTTATGTCAACATTGATCAGTGTGTCGACACTTTCTTATTCTAGacctgttattattgttattattaccggtacatttgtgtttatttgataACACATTAAGAGGCCACGCGATTCCCAGCACAATATGGAAATCGGTTTGCTGATCATCCGGTATAGGATCGTCTGAAAATGAAAAGCAGTTTGTTACGTCCAGTATACGGGCTTTATCATTACTCAGGAAGCATTCTAATGATAGTACTGTTTATCTTCAACAAGGCAACACATTACTCAGATTCACTTGCACTGCTATCATGGAATGAACTTTGTATAGTttgtaaagcaaacaaaaatccCAACTCCTATCCTTGAGCTTGAATATCCTGACATTAAACCTCCCTGTGGTACAAACGGCGTACCCGAACAGGAACAacttaataaaacaaagtttgtgATTGAGAATGGTGTTTGTGAACAGTGTTGCATTTTAAAAGATCAAACGTAGTAAATGCATCTGCTTTGAAAGGACTGcttatattttgtgttcattttaatgtgtCCAAAAAGAAGATCCCAATGAGCATTATAGTTTTTATGGCAGCCATGTGCTTGCCCAGACACACTGGTGTACATGATTAAACGTAAATGTGAAATCCTGAATCCTCAGTGAAAAGTACTTGAAGAAGTGGCGCTGTGCAGTTCTCCTAAAGCGGTTTCAGAGGACGCAGAGCAGTCAGCGGACAGAACGGACCTGGGATCAGTGGAGAAGCCTGACTGGAGCAGTGCAGTTCATCAACAACATGGTGAGCAATGGACTGTGTGTGCTTCCCAGACCTGGATACCCATTCCTACCAGCTATGCCAATGTCTGCTCCAGCGCAGGAGATCAGACATGGCCAACACCATCAAGAGCCTACAATCAGCCCTTGAGCTGCTGTCTAACCCTTAGACcttcaacagggagatgcagcttttatatatcgcAGAATTCTAGTAGCATAGTATGTTCAGTTATGTGTGGCATAGCCAGTGCTGCGTATGTTTCGTTTTGTCCAGCGCCTGTATGCGTCATTTACTTTTCTCTGATCCATTGCAGTGTGAGCACAGGCTGCTGGAGAAAGCTTGGATGAGATGGAGAAAGAGGCGCATACAGGTGAAGGTGTCCCAAGCCTTTTCAGCTCAGCAACACATGGCCCTGTTATCTGAAGTAAGTAAAAGGCTCCATACAAGTATGAAACAATTCAGAGTGTCCCGTAAGTCAGGCATCATAGGCACTCTTGTCACTGTTGGTTGGCCGCTCTGTGTtaggtgtgaaatgtctttaagcaaagaggaacaaATTTAGATCATTGCGATGTGGGGTGTGGATAGTCAACAGGGTGTGGCTACACATGTTTAAAATAGAGCCTCTTAATCAACAGTATTTCTGATATTGCCTGATTCCAGATTTTGGAGACACCTTGTATATTGAGATACTTTTGGTTGACTTTTCATAGAAAATGTATCCACGCTGAGTTCTTATTATCTGCAAAAGTGATAAGAATGAATCTTATTAAACCTGATCTTTAAATGTGATGTCAGCCCTGTTTCATTCAATGTGCAGGTCTTCACAGCTTGGCGTCAAGTGGCCCTTTCCCAAAAGGAAGACAGAGGAAGGGTAACATGAGCCTGTGATCACCTCAGGGGGAGGGTGCCAGAGCTACAAAGCTAGGCATAAAGACCTTGATGCACAGACAATCTACACGTCACAAAGCCATATGTGAACTGTTTACACTCGTGCTATTCCTATCTGCAGTGGGCTGTTCGGTGGCATGTTGCTCTTGTGAAGCTGATTACATAAGAACATTGATTCCCAAGATTACAAAACGAATGGGAAAGCAGCCGACTCCCCTTTCACCTGCAGCACGTATTGAAAGTGTGTTTGTTTCCAACCTGGCAGCATCTGTTGGATTAAGAACTCTGTGACTCCTTGCCTGGTATTCCTGGTTTGAAGGGAAGCAGTTAGAGCAAGAACAGGCTTTGGGAGCGTGAGGGGACAACAGCATTAAGCTCACACTGCTGCTTAAATTGCTGGTATTGAACAAtttagaagtcttttttttttctctcaagcaCATAACagtaacagtatatatatatactgtacacaatatttatattatgtttttaagtctttattttgtattttaaatagctaaaaacaaagctttttatttaaaacagaatctTTTCTTACAAATAAAGTTGCATTCTGACTTGTTAAATCACTAGTGTGGTTCATTTTGTTGACTGTCACGTGCCCCTTGCATGAAAACACATCTGCATTTTACCATCACGTCAGCTGAGGTCTTATTCTTACTCACGTGGATGAGTGATGTTACCAAAAGGAGTGTGCGAGGGATTCTGCTGAGATAAGATATGCCACATACAGCTCTGGCTGGACTCTTACTATACAGATCCTGCTGGCTGACGAGGCGATATTCGACTCCTGTGGCATTTTATACCGTTACTCCGTAGAGGTTATATGAGCTTCGGGTCCATGGTTGTTTAATTTCTAGGAAATCTTAGTTTTACAGATGGGTGTCCGCAGTGAACTTAACGCTCTGGGCAGGCACTGttgaaaatgttttagtttttttcctgGCTGTGTTGCATATGATTGGCCACGTACCaaaatattctgtttaaaaaaaaaaaaaaaaggccttttCCTTCCTTCAGAAATGATCTGCTAATTTTGTTCCCCGCCTATTCTCCTTCTGCAcctcggatttttttttttttttttacttgtcctAACATGTTTCTTTTGAATAAGTGATTGCAGCTAAGGTTGAATTATATTTCAATTACACAGTGTTTGCTTAAGATGTTTTATCAATCTGCACTGCGAACGTATTGAAAGACTAGTCGAAGCACTTGTCATTACAttgtaagtttcttttagtgtttctaatttCTACGCTATTGCGTGTTTCATTGTTATGGATGATATGTCACGAGGAAACAAGTACTGGAGACACAGGGAGGCCAGATATATTAAcagttgctctctctctcacagtgaGAGTGAGAATGTCCAGTCGAGTACAGCCTGACCTTTTTACACATTCAAAAGCATTCCATTTAGCAGGGAGGAACTGCAGCTCCAATTCCAGCTCGCTTCTCCCCCTCCCCCAAAGAAAGAGGCCAGTGAGTTCACTGTGGTGTGATCCAACAGTTATGTTACCCTGCCCAGCCCCCAATACAATCTCTGAATTTTTACAACAGCATAAACTGAACAGCTGCAACGTATGCTTTGGAGTCATAACCACTGCTTCTCATTTACTGAAGTCAATGCATTGTGTGCTTCTGGATTCATACAGTGCTTTGATAGAGGAGATTAAGgcacacttttttattgtttcagACATGCACTATACAAGTtacacatacagtaaaaaaaacaaatgtactaCTAGAAATGTACTATAAAATATTTCCAGTAGGAATGTTAAAAGTAGATCTCGCAGTTTCAAGGTAAAATGTTgtagatgtttttattttccccGTTACAACATCTACAAAAGCAGCATTTCATGTTTTCATTGGAAAGAATTTGCATGATCAGTTCTCATTCAGTTCAGTGAGGAGTCACAATAATACTATTGTTCTTTCTTTCACTTAACACCGgcaattttaaatataaaataaatatgtaaacagACAGTACTAAGAAAGCTGAATGTGAAAGAGCCCGTAGCTGTGGGATTCACTCTAAGTGACGCATGTCTGACATGCAAGTCAGTACACATACAGCACTCTGCTGAAACAGAATGAATTGGGACTTAAATGTCTTAAGTATACTTTGTCAAGGACTGACAATTTGTTTGTCTTAAAAAGGGTAAGTAATGACCCTGTCAAACACTGCCCTCTATGGTGATAAGTTTATGGAGAGTGATAATTTGGTCTTGTGCAGTCTGTAGTTTTACAGGGTAGTGATTATATTCAGGAGGGACACACAggaggtgtaaaaaaaaaataaacagaaataaagaGAATTAAAAATAGAAACGCCACACGTAGTGATTTTTGTACTAAGGGCTGAAACAGTACAATGTCTATCTTGCATAAGAATtcccttttctgttttaaaaggtaTACATTCTATATCCaagaaaagcatttttaaaaaatgcgtAGGAGTTAGAAACAGAGAATGCAGCATTCAAAAGGAATGTATTGGGAGTCCTGGAGCCCAGTTCAGGGCTGGAGCTCAGCTAGATGCTCGACCGGAGAGTCAAGCAGCTTGCACATGTCCTCAATCACCTGCCACAGGCAGCTCTCCAGAGGGAAGTCATTGTCCACTAGGTTCACCAGGTAATAGTTATCGTGGATGTACTGTATGATCATGCGTGAAGGGGACTCCTCCTCGTACAGCTTGGCCCACTGCTCGATCCACAGAGCAAAGGCTTCGTCCTGCATAGGAAATGGAGAAAGACACATGGTGAGAGGCTTGAGCTTGGGAGCCTAGCTTTCAGGTGAGCTAATTacaaaagttcacagaaaacaaattaaaaaaaaaaaaacttggcaaaAACGGCAGCACACTCTCCTCATTATACTTGATCAGCACAACAGCATTTCGCAATCTTTTTTCACTGACGCGTTGTAAAGCTATAACTGCTGTTAACACATGCAGGTATGTAATCATCTTTACCATCTTGCATTGAGTGCATGCTTTCTTAGCAGAGCTGTACCAGCGTCTAACAAGGGCCTTTACTACAGAACACTCCTTTACCTTCCAAGACATGAAGCTGACTGGGTCCACTACCGTTGGCTGAATGATCTCCCTGCCTGGAAAGATCCCCCAGGTCACAGCATTTGGCTGCATGTCATGAGCGTTTGTTACATTCTCGCCCTGAAATTCAGAATGGATTatgcatgcttttttaaaaaaaatgggaacATTCCTGTAAATCGATTGCTGGTTATGGAGATAGGGCTCTTGTTagtaaaaatgcacttttaaaagCATTGCTTAAATCTAAGCGAATAAACAGACCTgcaaaaaaaatcattcaaattAAAATCTGAATTTCTTCTATGAATTAATATACCCAAACTGCCAagtattaattacatttcttcatatgaaaattcaataaaaaaaaaatcaaaagacaCAAGtcttatgtaatttgatacagtTAACAAAATTAAGAGCAAGTTATCACGACAATATAGTTATATacaacaggtagatgccagttaaaaatgctccaaaaaaagaATACAGGGTTGCCATTTCTTACCTTAACATTGACAATATGGTAGTTAACACGAGGCTCATACTTCTTGAGTACTTTAAGAAGTGCAGAGACGTTCTCACTGGAGGTAAAGAACTCCATATATGCCTGTAGATTGAAGGCAACAGTCATGAAGATTGAAGATTATCTAACTTTCAATACAAGTCTTGGGTCTGTTCCCAGGCAGATTCCAAGACTAATCCCACATTAAAACCATGCATGTGTTTCCATTGCAATAGCCTGGGCGCATCTCAATGTCAGCTACTCAAACAGCGATCGACAGGAATCTGCAGAGAGCAACACGTGGTGAAAGCGCAGAAACCACTGTGTAATAGATGTCTGTTTGTTCCCTGCAGCTGGCCTCACCTTCTGGAAGACGTATCCCCCGCTGGGGCCCCAACCCACGATGGGATCCGAGGAGGGCTTGCCGTTGATGTTGGGCTGGGAGTTGATGGTCAGAACGCCTCGGCGGTTCACTTTCTCCAGCTCTTCTTTCAGCAGGTTGGTCTCAGAAGCCAGGGGGTCATCATTCCACGGCAAACACGTCACCTAAATGGACAGGGTTGTTAGGGATGCACAGCAGACACTACAGCAGTGGGGCCGGGTTTTTACAGATATCTCCCCCCTCTTACTTTGTGTCCATTGTGGTTTGGCTTCCCAGCGATGTAGCAGGTGAACACCTCATAGACACTCTCCTCGCTCATCAGCTCCTCTCCCCACATCTTCAGCAGAGCATCCTTGGCACACTTGCTCTTCAGGTAAAACAGGTAGTAATCGTTCAGCTCGCCGAAAGCAGGAGAGGACGAGTTACCCCTGAAACAAGAAGCGACtcattaataaaaaatgttttaaaaaaaagagcccAGTCAAGTGCACGTGTTAAgtgtttgaacaaccgctcaattccttgtgcacCTCAAAATGGTTAAATATACACGGtttcttcatttttattgtttgcaGTATTTTATCTTATCAAgttcacatttttcaaaataaataaatacatgttatacaTAATTCTGAGATTGGCAAATGCAAAACCACTTCGGACTTCTACCTGatgtcccccccccccgtcccccagACCTGGTTGAGGTACAGAACGTACCATCTTCCATTGGGAAACTCGTCCCAGTCCTGTGTTCGGTAAATATAACTCTTCGGTCTGGAAGCCCAGAAGATTGGCCTCACATCCTCCACTTTACGCTTCGGGTGAGCACTGACTGCCCAAGGTAGGGGTCGCCTGAAGACACAAAATACACACTGAAATCAAGGAGCTGCATAGCACATGACTTCCTAGTAACAGTACATGTGCCAATCATTTTTTGAATATTTACAAGCTGTAAAAAGTATGCGAAAGTAGTGGCAACAGCCCTGGAATGACCTTGCCCCATTACAACCTCAGGTCTTCTGTCCTGATATTCATACATGGGCAATGGGTTGACTTCTGAAGAGGTCCTGACCTTGGGTCCTCCAGCCACAGCCCGAGCCGTCTCAGCACTTCCATGGTGGCCACCTCTCTGTTGAGGGTGTAGAAGTGGAGCCCTGGCACCTCTCCGCTGTGCAGCAGCACCTTGCACATCTCCACAGCCTGGTCAATGCCGTAGTTACGGATAGCAGCGTCATTGTCTTTGATGGGCTCCATCACCTCCTTGATTTCCTCAGGCACCTCCAGCTTAGACAGTTTCACCAACTGTCGCAGAGACTGGTAACCCTGACACGAGAGACAGCAGCGatacacagaaataaataatcttcATAAGGTGCGCTAGTTTATGATCGCGCTACAGATGAAATTTCAATTCTTGAAATTAGCCAAAAAATATGTTTGTCTGCTTGCGTTAAAGTTTCTTACAGATTTGACCTCAGTAGGGTTGATGATTTGAGTGCTGGAACCTCAAATGAAATCTCTGCGCAGGCTCAGTACCTGTATGGGAAATATTCCCGGCACAATGGGGCAGGTGATGCCGATGGCTCGACAGTCCTTCAAGAACTTAAGAAAGGTCTCGGACCGGAAGAACAGCTGAGTGACGATGAAGTCAGCCCCCGCATCCACCTTCTCCTTCAGGTGTCTCAGGTCCTCCTCATAGCTCTTGGCTTCTGGGTGACCAGTGGGGTAGCCTTTGAAACCAGAGGATCAAGGTTAGCACATATATCCACCGTGTAGGACACAAACAAGCAATGCACATTAAGTGCCCCAACCACACTAGTCATGCATAAGTATCCATGAGATTCTGAGAACATACCAAGCCTCTGTCCAAAACTTACCAGCGACACAGATATCAAAGTAATCCTCAAATTCACAGCGAACGTGTTTGACAAGGTCTGTGGCATAGCTAAAGCCTCCTGCCTCCTCTTCCCACTCGTTTCCAATGGGGTCTAGGGAAAAAAATACCAGTCGACTATTTAAACTCCACAAGCACAAGAGTCAAGTAGTCAAACGTTTTGGCTAGCACCTTCTACCTGCAACAAAGAGTTTCCTTCCAAATtataatacagtgctccccctttataacgctgtagtcgggagccgtGGTTAAGAGACCGCgctgtttgtgttccgccttataaacGAGAATACTAGCCTTAGTGtgatggcattatggggcaaatgggagccatgaccgtactgtCTTATAATCTGTTCCACAGCCTTATAaaaagagggagcactgtactgatAATAAACATCACTTCTTAACCACTAGTCAACAACAAGGACTGTTTTGCATTCTAAAAGCTCAGCGATTGCATTTCAAGTCCCCCAGTCTTCTGGATGTTCAGCCCTACCTCCACGGAGAGCCATGATGTTCTTGAGGCCCAGCTTTTTGGCCTTGATCAGGTGCTGGCTGATCTTCTCCTTGCTCTGGTTACAGCAGGTGATGTGCAGCACGCTCTCCAGGCCGCAGTAGTTGACTGCTGTGCTGGCGATCATCATGGACGAGGTCTCCTTGTCCGAACCTGGGTCCCCCGCTGGGTGCCAGGTCACGTCAATGAAGAGAGGCCCGCCTGCACCCATGCGGTCAAACCTAACCAGGGACgggagcaaaataaataaataattaaaacagagcctgtaaaaaaaaacaaaaaaacaactaaactttAAAAGAATGCATTAAACATGGGGTGttcaatcacggtcctggagggctattccactccaggtttaacagatgaaataattaactacttcaaGGTCCGGATGGGGGTTCAAAACAATCCAGAACAGggttagaacaaagaccaggagtggaacgaCCCTCCAGGACTGCGATTGGTCTGATTACTCCGGTTTTTAAAGAGTAAAATTGTAAGATTGGACGTTTCAGCTGAATAGGTGTAATCCACAACAAAATCAGCCAGACCCTCACCTGGAGATCAAGTTGACGGCTCCACTGGCTGTGCGAGGGGGGAAGAACTCCAGGGAGAACCACCGGTCTCCAGACTCCATGCGGTGGCGCATCTTCTCACGCAGCCGGTCCGTGCGGTCGCTGTCGAGGAGGGGTGTGGAGCAGCGGGAGCTCTCCTTGGAGCTGTCACCCCCGCTGCTGCTGGTCCCGCTCGACTCGTACTTGGCCAGAGGGCCGTTGCTGTCAGTGCAGTGGACCTGGTTCACCATGGCAGAAAGCCTTTACTGCACagcacacaggagagagagaagagaaaaataaaaaatttgaaaACAAGGCCATTCCGGCCATCAGTGCCTGTCCGGTTCCTAGTGGTGGGTAAATTCAGTTAGaccaaatcacacacacacacagtggaaacAATGTTTGGGTCTGGATGGAGGTATAACTGGTTCAATATAGAACAGGGTTGTACAAAGACCAGAACTCCAGGGCTAGACATATAATTTGACACATGTTACAGATTCATTTCATCAGCTGCCTCTGTGTTGTGAGTCAGCCTGAAGTCCCTTGCACATCTAAGACTGCTCAAATTACTAATGTGTCACGAAAGAAACCTTAGTTTCAATCAAACACTAGATAACCTCGTATGAACATACAGTTCCAGGGCATGTTGATTAAGGTACAGTATGAGGCAGGGGAGTATAGAACACGCTTATCTGTACTGCACACATGTTAAGTCTTTATCAAGGACACTGAAGCAATCAGTAACGTTTTATTTAACAATCAACTACATCTAATTTCTCAGAAGACAGT
Encoded proteins:
- the LOC117426084 gene encoding methylenetetrahydrofolate reductase (NADPH)-like; protein product: MVNQVHCTDSNGPLAKYESSGTSSSGGDSSKESSRCSTPLLDSDRTDRLREKMRHRMESGDRWFSLEFFPPRTASGAVNLISRFDRMGAGGPLFIDVTWHPAGDPGSDKETSSMMIASTAVNYCGLESVLHITCCNQSKEKISQHLIKAKKLGLKNIMALRGDPIGNEWEEEAGGFSYATDLVKHVRCEFEDYFDICVAGYPTGHPEAKSYEEDLRHLKEKVDAGADFIVTQLFFRSETFLKFLKDCRAIGITCPIVPGIFPIQGYQSLRQLVKLSKLEVPEEIKEVMEPIKDNDAAIRNYGIDQAVEMCKVLLHSGEVPGLHFYTLNREVATMEVLRRLGLWLEDPRRPLPWAVSAHPKRKVEDVRPIFWASRPKSYIYRTQDWDEFPNGRWGNSSSPAFGELNDYYLFYLKSKCAKDALLKMWGEELMSEESVYEVFTCYIAGKPNHNGHKVTCLPWNDDPLASETNLLKEELEKVNRRGVLTINSQPNINGKPSSDPIVGWGPSGGYVFQKAYMEFFTSSENVSALLKVLKKYEPRVNYHIVNVKGENVTNAHDMQPNAVTWGIFPGREIIQPTVVDPVSFMSWKDEAFALWIEQWAKLYEEESPSRMIIQYIHDNYYLVNLVDNDFPLESCLWQVIEDMCKLLDSPVEHLAELQP